The proteins below are encoded in one region of Methanofollis aquaemaris:
- a CDS encoding DUF2953 domain-containing protein, producing the protein MGGSEIILLCTLLGFVGLFMFLILLIPLRIRGGGSFEGGDWAIALTANWAAAGIRVEGGEKWKMTFLLSRTPVMRVCLPSDEKILETEEAEAEEEVTLPGLKAVREAGSTLPYLFQYFRQIIAHTGLEKVSLWFRGGFGDPVTTGEVFGAVQALNGVLWPTPIHLKMEPLFAEGEPAGEGEIAFNIRRPVALLVSGARLIIQPEVRTTIQRATRRDE; encoded by the coding sequence ATGGGAGGCAGCGAAATAATCCTCCTCTGCACCCTTCTAGGATTTGTCGGCCTCTTCATGTTCCTGATCCTCCTCATACCATTACGGATCAGAGGAGGCGGATCGTTTGAGGGCGGAGACTGGGCGATCGCCCTCACTGCGAATTGGGCGGCCGCGGGGATCAGAGTGGAAGGCGGAGAGAAGTGGAAGATGACCTTCCTCCTCAGCAGGACACCGGTGATGAGAGTGTGCCTGCCTTCAGATGAAAAAATTCTTGAGACAGAGGAAGCGGAAGCGGAGGAAGAAGTGACGTTGCCGGGTCTGAAAGCGGTCAGAGAGGCAGGCTCGACACTCCCATATCTATTCCAGTATTTCAGGCAGATCATTGCCCATACCGGCCTTGAAAAAGTCTCTCTCTGGTTTCGCGGGGGATTCGGAGACCCGGTTACAACCGGCGAAGTTTTCGGTGCAGTGCAGGCATTGAACGGAGTTCTGTGGCCGACACCAATACACCTGAAGATGGAACCCCTCTTCGCAGAGGGTGAACCCGCCGGAGAGGGGGAGATCGCCTTCAACATCAGACGACCGGTTGCTCTCCTCGTCTCCGGGGCACGCCTGATCATTCAGCCTGAAGTCCGCACC
- a CDS encoding TrpB-like pyridoxal phosphate-dependent enzyme, protein MQTKILLDEDAIPKAWYNIQADLPTPLAPPLHPGTGKPVVPDDLAAIFPRELIRQEMATERSVPIPDEVRDILRLWRPSPLYRARRLEKYLKTPARIYYKWEGVSPPGSHKPNTAVPQAYYNMKEGVERIATETGAGQWGSSLAFATALFGMACTVYMVRSSYAQKPYRKSMMQVYGAECIPSPSERTDAGRKVLADHPDTPGSLGIAISEAVEDAVHHKNTNYALGSVLNHVCLHQTVIGLEAREQLAMDDAYPDMVIGSVGGGSNFAGLAFPFVGDKLRGKHPETDVVGVEPAACPTLTKGLFAYDYGDIAGLTPLLKMFTLGHDFVPPAIHAGGLRYHGVSPLVAHLADAGAVRAVSCHQNEVFDAALTFARTEGIIVAPEAAHAVKVAIDAALACRKTGEEKVILFNNSGHGNFDFASYDAYLAGGLPDYEYPAELIRESLAHLPKVG, encoded by the coding sequence ATGCAGACGAAGATCCTCCTGGACGAGGACGCCATCCCGAAGGCCTGGTACAACATTCAGGCCGACCTGCCGACGCCTCTCGCCCCGCCTCTTCACCCGGGCACGGGAAAACCGGTGGTGCCTGATGACCTGGCGGCCATCTTTCCCCGCGAACTGATCAGGCAGGAGATGGCGACCGAGCGCTCCGTCCCCATCCCCGACGAGGTGCGGGACATCCTCAGGCTCTGGAGGCCGAGCCCCCTGTACAGGGCGCGGCGCCTCGAAAAGTACCTGAAGACGCCGGCGAGGATCTATTACAAGTGGGAGGGTGTCAGCCCGCCGGGCAGCCACAAGCCGAACACGGCGGTGCCGCAGGCCTATTACAATATGAAGGAAGGTGTCGAGCGTATCGCCACAGAGACCGGCGCCGGGCAGTGGGGTTCCTCCCTCGCCTTTGCGACCGCCCTCTTCGGCATGGCCTGCACCGTGTACATGGTCAGGTCGTCCTACGCCCAGAAACCGTACCGGAAGAGCATGATGCAGGTCTACGGGGCCGAGTGCATCCCGTCGCCGAGCGAGAGGACGGACGCGGGCAGGAAGGTCCTTGCCGATCACCCGGACACGCCGGGGAGCCTGGGCATCGCGATCTCCGAGGCGGTGGAGGACGCGGTGCATCATAAAAATACAAACTACGCCCTCGGTTCGGTCCTGAACCATGTCTGTCTCCACCAGACGGTCATCGGCCTTGAGGCGCGGGAGCAGCTGGCGATGGACGACGCCTATCCCGACATGGTCATCGGCTCCGTCGGCGGCGGTTCGAACTTCGCCGGCCTCGCCTTCCCCTTTGTCGGGGACAAACTCCGCGGGAAGCACCCGGAGACCGACGTCGTCGGCGTCGAACCCGCGGCCTGCCCGACCCTCACGAAGGGGCTCTTCGCCTACGACTACGGCGACATCGCGGGCCTCACTCCCCTCCTGAAGATGTTCACCCTGGGCCACGACTTCGTGCCGCCGGCGATCCACGCGGGCGGGCTGCGGTACCACGGCGTCTCGCCTCTGGTCGCCCACCTCGCCGACGCCGGGGCGGTGCGGGCCGTCTCCTGCCACCAGAACGAGGTCTTCGATGCCGCCCTCACCTTCGCGAGGACCGAGGGGATCATCGTCGCCCCCGAGGCGGCCCATGCCGTGAAGGTGGCGATCGACGCCGCCCTCGCCTGCCGGAAGACCGGCGAGGAGAAGGTGATCCTCTTCAACAACTCGGGCCACGGCAACTTCGACTTCGCAAGCTATGATGCCTATCTTGCGGGCGGCCTCCCTGACTACGAATACCCGGCCGAGCTGATCCGCGAATCGCTCGCGCACCTGCCGAAGGTGGGGTGA
- a CDS encoding spore germination protein GerW family protein, with the protein MVRVTAEELRNFITAKAVIGEPLDLGDKVVFSIARFGFAFGAGAGRGKESEKGGEGVGEGGGAGGGVDPIALLVVHKDVKGPGGVQIFPMTKKGMVAEVIETIGESIPPVIEQLASVIGEKKQEAEKPEEE; encoded by the coding sequence ATGGTCAGAGTAACCGCCGAAGAGCTCAGGAACTTCATCACAGCAAAGGCGGTCATTGGTGAACCCCTCGACCTTGGAGATAAGGTCGTCTTTTCGATCGCACGATTCGGGTTTGCTTTCGGTGCCGGAGCAGGAAGAGGAAAAGAATCTGAGAAAGGCGGAGAAGGAGTGGGAGAAGGAGGAGGAGCAGGAGGGGGTGTCGATCCTATCGCTCTGCTCGTCGTCCATAAGGATGTAAAGGGCCCAGGAGGCGTCCAGATCTTTCCGATGACCAAGAAAGGGATGGTCGCGGAAGTGATCGAGACGATCGGGGAGAGCATCCCGCCGGTGATCGAGCAACTGGCCTCTGTCATCGGAGAGAAAAAGCAGGAAGCAGAGAAACCTGAAGAGGAGTAG
- a CDS encoding LysE family transporter, translating into MMMEMDGIAGALILGLVIGLSGALAPGPTLVATIRGALAEGWAAGPKVAAGHAALETAVFLAVVAGLGIAAASVGPAVALLGGAALVVFGAMTIRESRTAVLEAAPAGTAGNPYVAGAITSAANPYFWIWWLTIGAGLLLDGLAGGLAVAGAFMIGHWAADFGWFGLVAAATAGGRRVMSVGQYRLVLGACGLFLILFGASYLWRAFA; encoded by the coding sequence ATGATGATGGAGATGGACGGCATTGCAGGGGCCCTGATTCTCGGCCTCGTCATCGGTCTTTCAGGCGCCCTTGCGCCGGGACCGACCCTGGTGGCGACGATCAGGGGGGCGCTCGCGGAGGGGTGGGCGGCAGGGCCGAAGGTCGCGGCCGGGCACGCCGCCCTGGAGACGGCGGTCTTCCTCGCCGTCGTCGCAGGCCTCGGGATTGCAGCCGCGTCTGTCGGCCCCGCGGTCGCCCTTCTCGGCGGGGCGGCCCTCGTCGTCTTCGGCGCGATGACCATCAGGGAGAGCAGGACCGCGGTGCTGGAGGCCGCTCCTGCCGGGACGGCTGGGAACCCGTACGTCGCCGGGGCCATAACGAGCGCTGCAAACCCCTATTTCTGGATCTGGTGGCTCACCATCGGAGCCGGCCTCCTCCTTGACGGCCTCGCCGGGGGTCTGGCCGTCGCCGGCGCCTTCATGATCGGCCACTGGGCCGCGGACTTCGGGTGGTTCGGGCTCGTCGCCGCGGCCACCGCGGGAGGGAGGAGAGTCATGAGCGTCGGGCAGTACCGCCTCGTCCTCGGCGCATGCGGCCTCTTCCTCATCCTCTTCGGGGCGTCGTACCTCTGGCGGGCCTTCGCCTGA
- a CDS encoding eS24 family ribosomal protein, translating to MDIDFSRYEREEERRRIEIDFTARFVGPIPSRSEIVDALALLSGADPASVVLDRLSPRAKKGEVRGKARVYDDAAARSAGER from the coding sequence ATGGACATCGATTTTTCCCGGTACGAGAGGGAGGAGGAGAGGCGGAGGATCGAGATCGATTTTACGGCGCGGTTTGTCGGCCCCATCCCGTCGAGGTCCGAGATCGTCGACGCGCTCGCCCTTCTCTCCGGTGCCGACCCGGCCTCTGTCGTGCTCGACCGTCTCAGCCCGCGGGCAAAGAAGGGCGAGGTGCGGGGGAAGGCCCGCGTGTACGACGATGCCGCGGCACGGTCCGCGGGCGAGAGATGA